The proteins below come from a single Vanacampus margaritifer isolate UIUO_Vmar chromosome 10, RoL_Vmar_1.0, whole genome shotgun sequence genomic window:
- the LOC144059629 gene encoding uncharacterized protein LOC144059629, whose translation MGKTNSKIANKKDPKQQLTCKDWKFVENQCPSKTKHLNLWITKYEFAGQLNTQKIFNLQDKIKTTRKDNKKKMSKDGYEDTEFWMVMAQKRREDKSNDKIEKESKNKRWEKEKEMGENTVMFQRKEDDETGPVGFKKEEKWEDREQTPEKSLQSTLYPPLPSSPLPPSPPPTGAVGNTMQTRKKGNLRVTFSKTMGKLFSPEQVKLPSSEEELQDSFPMIEVANPNVDDDSPTILVHRTWTQEDVKKAVDGITSHKIDVNEFVQQMEDLRRSYHLNGVEVQQVWMAALKNDWHSVRGDWEPKDCHVVLAHDSRELAHQVRRLMDRTREKFKVRANYTAIGRVTQKEGEPFDDYRVRMTACFKANSGIPENHDEGSLFEEQLKNALHANTHHTIHQWVEKHWVDKATGTLEQYISQALHAERVLQAKKKKTDTFIIENEENEFYFQNRGKGFYQNRGRGRGRPQFKIGPAGKGRGYATGPKEVTCWCCGETGHFSRHCPHNRNDA comes from the coding sequence ATGgggaaaacaaatagcaaaatagccaacaagaaagacccgaaacaacagttaacatgtaaggactggaagtttgtagaaaaccaatgtccttctaaaacaaaacatttaaatttgtggataacgaaatatgaatttgctggccagcttaatacacaaaaaatatttaacttgcaagataaaataaaaaccacacGAAAAGATAATAAGAAGAAAATGAGCAAAGACGGATACGAGGATACAGAATTTTGGATGGTAATGGCACAAAAAAGGAGGGAAGATAAAAGTAATGATAAAATCGAGAaagagtccaaaaataaaagatgggaaaaagagaaagagatggGGGAAAATACAGTCATgtttcaaagaaaagaagatgaTGAGACAGGGCCAGTGGGAtttaaaaaagaggaaaaatgggaAGATAGGGAACAAACCCCCGAAAAATCTCTACAATCGACCTTGTATCCGCCGCTCCCGAGTTCTCCCTTGCCACCCTCACCCCCGCCCACGGGGGCCGTGGGTAATACCATGCAGACAAGAAAGAAGGGGAACTTGAGAGTTACTTTTTCTAAAACAATGGGGAAGCTTTTCTCCCCTGAGCAAGTGAAGCTTCCCTCATCGGAGGAGGAATTACAAGATTCTTTTCCGATGATAGAAGTGGCGAATCCTAATGTAGATGACGATTCGCCTACAATTTTGGTACATCGAACATGGACTCAAGAGGATGTTAAAAAAGCAGTAGATGGCATTACATCCCACAAAATCGATGTTAATGAATTTGTGCAACAAATGGAAGACCTCAGAAGGTCTTACCACCTGAACGGGGTAGAGGTCCAGCAGGTGTGGATGGCAGCCCTAAAAAATGATTGGCATAGCGTCAGAGGAGATTGGGAACCAAAAGATTGCCACGTTGTTTTGGCTCATGATAGCCGAGAACTTGCACACCAGGTCCGCAGATTAATGGACCGAACAAGAGAAAAATTTAAAGTAAGAGCAAATTATACAGCCATCGGGAGAGTAACCCAAAAAGAGGGGGAACCATTCGATGATTATAGAGTGCGAATGACTGCGTGCTTTAAAGCTAATAGCGGCATTCCTGAAAATCACGATGAAGGAAGTCTTTTTGAGGAGCAGTTAAAAAATGCTCTCCATGCCAACACGCATCACACTATTCATCAGTGGGTTGAAAAACATTGGGTGGATAAAGCAACGGGAACGTTAGAACAATACATTAGTCAAGCACTGCATGCTGAAAGAGTACTGCaggccaaaaagaaaaagacagacacatttattattgagaaCGAGGAGAATGAATTCTACTTTCAAAACCGAGGAAAAGGTTTTTACCAAAACAGGGGCCGAGGAAGGGGTAgacctcaatttaaaataggacccgccggcaaggggcgcggctacgccacaggcccaaaagaagtcacctgttggtgttgtggggagacagggcatttttcgaggcactgtccccacaaTAGGAATGATGCATGA